The following proteins come from a genomic window of Henningerozyma blattae CBS 6284 chromosome 4, complete genome:
- the YEF1 gene encoding NADH/NAD(+) kinase (similar to Saccharomyces cerevisiae YEF1 (YEL041W) and UTR1 (YJR049C); ancestral locus Anc_1.484), with protein sequence MSVKRSFEINPNTSTNEDPKKLSRVGDSEMEVAWTSCEKDRGFDHHTVREESEYEGCIELSKKSRNMTRNGTPVGDPVASRASSKSHYKFASHAYGVRMLSKDLSNTKIDLQVENIMIVNKQDDLSLVYLARELVQWLLTNYNKLNVYVQDNLQNSKHFDAQSIAKDSQCKESRIKYWDLDFLDQNVGFFDLIITLGGDGTVLFVSSIFQTHVPPVLPFALGSLGFLTNFQFEYFKEDLPLILNQKIKTNLRMRLECKVFRRQEPILNPRTGKKICINELESEHHVLNELTIDRGISPFISMLEVYGDKSLLTVAQADGLIVATPTGSTAYSLSAGGSLVYPSVNAISVTPICPHTLSFRPIILPDSMNIRVKVSAKSRGTAWAAFDGKNRVELRPGDYILISASPYAFPTLEATSTEFIDSISRSLNWNVREQQKSFSNVLCKKNLEQFENVQLQDKEESVEEVEVDNRLENSATKGIEMVQIDEPRNDGL encoded by the coding sequence ATGTCAGTAAAGAGGAGTTTTGAGATCAACCCTAATACTTCAACAAATGAAGATCCCAAGAAATTATCTAGAGTAGGTGATTCTGAAATGGAGGTTGCTTGGACCAGTTGTGAAAAGGACAGAGGTTTTGATCATCATACGGTTAGAGAAGAATCTGAATACGAAGGTTGTATTGAACTATCAAAGAAAAGTAGAAATATGACTAGAAACGGTACCCCTGTAGGTGATCCTGTAGCTTCGAGAGCCTCATCAAAATCTCATTATAAATTTGCCTCACATGCCTATGGAGTCCGTATGTTATCTAAGGATCTTTCCAATACCAAGATAGATTTACAAGTAGAGAATATTATGATAGTCAATAAACAAGATGATCTTTCTTTAGTTTATTTGGCAAGAGAATTAGTTCAATGGTTATTGAccaattataataaattgaatgtATATGTTCAAGacaatttacaaaattctAAACATTTTGATGCTCAATCAATTGCCAAAGATAGTCAATGTAAAGAAAgtagaattaaatattgggatttagattttttagATCAAAACGTTGGGTTTTTCGATCTAATTATTACATTAGGTGGTGATGGTACAGTCTTGTTTGTTTCATCTATTTTCCAAACACATGTTCCACCAGTATTACCATTTGCTTTAGGATCATTAGGATTTTTAACTAATTTccaatttgaatatttcaaagaaGATTTacctttaatattaaatcaaaagatCAAGACCAATTTAAGAATGAGATTGGAATGTAAAGTGTTTAGAAGACAAGAACCTATTTTAAACCCAAGAACaggtaaaaaaatttgtataaatgaattagaatcTGAACACCatgttttaaatgaattaacaATTGATAGAGGTATTAGTCCATTTATTTCCATGTTGGAAGTATATGGTGATAAATCCTTATTGACAGTAGCACAAGCTGATGGGTTGATTGTGGCTACCCCCACAGGGTCTACTGCATATTCTTTAAGTGCAGGTGGTTCATTAGTATATCCAAGTGTTAATGCCATCTCTGTGACCCCAATTTGTCCTCATACTTTAAGTTTTAGACCTATTATTTTGCCTGATAGTATGAATATTAGAGTTAAAGTGTCTGCGAAATCAAGAGGTACTGCATGGGCAGCATTTGATGGTAAAAATAGAGTGGAATTAAGGCCTGGagattatatattaatatcgGCCAGTCCCTATGCATTCCCCACTTTGGAAGCTACTTCTActgaatttattgataGTATCAGTAGATCATTGAATTGGAATGTTAGAGAACAACAGAAATCTTTTAGTAACGTGTTGTGTAAAAAGAATTTGGAgcaatttgaaaatgttcaattacaagataaagaagaatCGGTAGAAGAAGTGGAAGTGGATAATAGATTGGAGAATTCAGCCACTAAGGGGATTGAGATGGTTCAAATCGATGAGCCACGCAATGACGGTTTGTGA